A stretch of Brassica rapa cultivar Chiifu-401-42 chromosome A08, CAAS_Brap_v3.01, whole genome shotgun sequence DNA encodes these proteins:
- the LOC103832957 gene encoding E3 ubiquitin-protein ligase ATL76 translates to MSANKLPSSAQEFQELVRGDFVSRKLLLHNPFDHNPQGAFAVAPSPHITDENNLSGNVLMLLSVLVCGVICCLGLHYIILCAFRRSPSFMISEPVSSIPTRRGSSNKGIKKKALNMFPVVTYSREMNLPGLGEECVICLSDFVCGEKLRLLPKCNHGFHVRCIDKWLKQHLTCPKCRHCLVETCQKILGDSSQVTATAPTESLTVRIAPLEPEGRVNTYREST, encoded by the coding sequence ATGTCTGCAAATAAACTACCTTCTTCAGCTCAGGAGTTCCAAGAACTAGTCCGTGGTGATTTTGTCTCTAGAAAACTGCTTCTGCACAACCCATTTGACCACAACCCTCAAGGAGCTTTTGCGGTCGCACCATCTCCTCACATAACTGATGAGAACAACCTGAGTGGGAATGTCTTGATGCTTCTGTCAGTTCTAGTCTGTGGAGTCATTTGCTGCCTCGGGTTACATTACATCATTCTTTGCGCATTCAGACGTTCTCCAAGTTTCATGATCTCTGAGCCCGTCTCCAGTATTCCAACACGACGCGGTTCATCAAACAAAGGAATCAAGAAGAAAGCTCTGAATATGTTCCCTGTCGTTACCTACTCACGTGAGATGAACCTGCCAGGGCTTGGCGAAGAGTGCGTCATCTGTCTGTCTGATTTTGTTTGTGGTGAAAAGCTTAGGTTGCTCCCTAAGTGCAACCATGGGTTCCATGTTCGTTGCATTGACAAGTGGCTTAAACAACATTTGACTTGTCCAAAATGCAGACACTGTCTGGTTGAGACATGCCAAAAGATTTTAGGTGACTCCAGTCAAGTGACGGCAACAGCACCAACAGAGAGCCTAACTGTCAGGATAGCTCCTTTAGAGCCTGAAGGAAGAGTAAACACTTATAGAGAAAGCACCTAA
- the LOC103832956 gene encoding E3 ubiquitin-protein ligase ATL76: MSANELPSSAQVFQEQLLGDFVSRKLLMHNPFDHNTLRALAVPPSPPVTHENNLSETVLMLLSVLICGIICCLVLHYIIRCAFRSCSSFMISESTSIFLTPHSSSNKGIKKKALKMFSVVSYTHEMNLSGIGEECVICLSDFVCGEKLRLLPKCNHGFHVRCIDKWLQQHLTCPKCRHCLVETCQKILGDSSPADQVTETASTESVVVMISPLEPEGRVNTFRESS; encoded by the coding sequence ATGTCTGCAAATGAATTACCTTCTTCAGCTCAAGTCTTCCAAGAACAACTCCTTGGCGATTTTGTCTCTAGAAAGCTGCTTATGCACAATCCATTTGACCACAACACTCTACGAGCCCTTGCGGTGCCGCCATCTCCTCCTGTCACCCATGAGAACAACCTCAGTGAGACTGTGCTGATGCTTCTCTCAGTCCTCATATGTGGAATCATCTGCTGCCTCGTGTTACATTACATCATTCGTTGCGCATTTAGAAGCTGCTCAAGTTTCATGATCTCCGAGTCTACCTCTATTTTCTTAACACCACACAGTTCATCAAACAAAGGAATCAAGAAGAAAGCTCTAAAAATGTTCTCTGTCGTGAGTTACACACATGAGATGAACCTGTCTGGGATTGGTGAAGAGTGTGTTATCTGTCTGTCAGATTTTGTTTGCGGTGAAAAGCTTAGGCTGCTCCCTAAGTGCAACCACGGGTTCCATGTTCGTTGCATTGACAAGTGGCTTCAACAACATTTGACTTGTCCGAAATGCAGACACTGTCTGGTTGAGACATGCCAAAAGATCTTAGGCGACTCTAGTCCAGCTGATCAAGTGACAGAAACAGCATCAACAGAAAGCGTAGTTGTCATGATTTCTCCTCTAGAACCTGAAGGAAGAGTAAACACTTTTAGAGAAAGCAGCTAA
- the LOC103846636 gene encoding glutathione S-transferase T3: protein MSQATKSVMDSPNPFTQSSGFLDLLTSQQCDPVSQNVAFGSSEVPFLSSQFTNDPTEAEETTEDRRGRKKWSRKEDVVLISAWLNTSKDPVTGNEQKAGSFWKRIGAYFNASPQLVGMADREVGNCKQRWSKISDQVSKFVGSLRAATSQQSSGQNDNDVMKLANEIYHHDYRAKFTLEHCWRELKYEQKWLATFGTDNSKSKRRKFEDGSQASVQSKSSHVDEEEARPEGVKKAKSRLKAQLSAKQMEATSSNTVEKLQGMLEIRKQDHELKMQDHELKKQDFEMKDKLNKQHMLEALLANKEHLSETEVALKNKLIIDMLS from the exons ATGTCTCAAGCAACTAAATCAG TAATGGATTCTCCAAATCCATTTACTCAGTCTTCCGGGTTCCTGGATCTTTTAACTAGCCAACAGTGTGATCCTGTCTCACAAAACGTAGCTTTTGGATCTTCAGAAGTTCCTTTTTTAAGTTCCCAGTTCACTAATGATCCAACTGAAGCTGAAGAGACAACTGAAGACAGAAGAGGCAGAAAGAAGTGGTCACGGAAGGAAGATGTGGTGCTCATAAGTGCTTGGCTTAACACAAGCAAAGATCCGGTCACCGGGAATGAGCAAAAGGCTGGCTCCTTTTGGAAAAGAATCGGAGCTTACTTCAACGCAAGTCCTCAGCTTGTTGGTATGGCAGATAGAGAGGTTGGCAACTGTAAGCAAAGGTGGTCCAAGATCAGTGACCAAGTCTCCAAGTTTGTTGGCTCCTTACGTGCTGCAACAAGTCAGCAGTCAAGCGGGCAGAATGACAATGATGTAATGAAGCTTGCTAATGAAATCTATCATCATGATTACCGTGCCAAGTTCACACTAGAGCATTGCTGGAGGGAGCTAAAATATGAACAGAAGTGGCTGGCAACTTTCGGGACTGATAACAGCAAGTCAAAAAGAAGGAAGTTTGAAGATGGTTCTCAAGCTTCTGTCCAGTCAAAGTCGAGCCATGTAGATGAAGAAGAGGCTCGTCCTGAAGGTGTGAAGAAGGCAAAGTCGAGGTTGAAGGCGCAACTGAGTGCCAAACAGATGGAAGCTACCAGCAGCAACACTGTGGAGAAGTTGCAAGGTATGTTGGAGATAAGGAAGCAGGATCATGAACTGAAGATGCAGGATCATGAACTGAAGAAGCAAGACTTTGAAATGAAGGACAAGCTTAATAAGCAACATATGTTGGAGGCTCTCCTTGCTAACAAAGAGCATCTTAGTGAGACTGAAGTGGCTTTAAAGAACAAACTAATAATTGATATGTTATCTTAA
- the LOC117127466 gene encoding uncharacterized mitochondrial protein AtMg00310-like has product MIVTGTLTVFGLNGVERFSLPTYVMSSFLLPLEICENLASAIAQFWWSSTPPKRGIHWAKWEKMCAPREEGGIGLRMIHEFNLALLAKQLWRLVQFLDSLVARVLRGRYYRLSSPLRFGTANNPSYVWTSIIAARKLLLLGIRSKVHSGYEINVWQDLWIPLRPARPACARAPAVNLKMTVSSLINPVSKEWDVRLLDQYVAQEDIPMILSLAISPSHRQDTFYWSYTKNGQYTVKSGY; this is encoded by the exons ATGATAGTAACTGGAACTTTAACCGTGTTTGGTTTGAATGGAGTTGAGAGGTTTT CTCTTCCGACCTATGTCATGTCCAGCTTTCTGCTTCCATTGGAGATATGTGAGAACCTAGCAAGTGCCATcgcacaattctggtggagctCGACTCCTCCGAAAAGAGGAATCCATTGGGCAAAATGGGAAAAAATGTGTGCACCTCGAGAGGAGGGAGGAATTGGTCTCCGTATGATCCATGAGTTTAATCTAGCTCTTTTAGCTAAACAGCTTTGGCGTCTGGTTCAATTTCTGGATTCCCTAGTAGCGAGAGTTCTTCGGGGAAGATACTACCGTCTAAGTTCGCCGTTGCGATTTGGCACAGCAAATAACCCATCGTATGTATGGACGAGTATTATTGCCGCAAGGAAACTATTATTGCTTGGCATCAGAAGTAAAGTGCATTCAGGGTATGAAATTAATGTGTGGCAGGACCTTTGGATCCCTTTGAGGCCTGCTAGACCGGCTTGTGCCCGGGCCCCAGCAGTAAACCTAAAGATGACCGTAAGCAGTCTTATCAATCCTGTTTCAAAGGAGTGGGATGTTAGATTATTGGACCAATATGTAGCTCAAGAGGATATTCCGATGATCCTGAGTTTGGCCATAAGCCCTTCTCATCGACAAGATACTTTTTACTGGAGTTACACAAAGAACGGACAATATACTGTTAAGTCAGGATATTGA